A single region of the Sorghum bicolor cultivar BTx623 chromosome 9, Sorghum_bicolor_NCBIv3, whole genome shotgun sequence genome encodes:
- the LOC110430412 gene encoding uncharacterized protein LOC110430412, whose amino-acid sequence MTKKTARKDKEVEEDKEEAPSKQENTKFYGKTAPHEFYDTNILLPFPRTRKPTTDEQFGKFVEVIRQLYVNIPLLDAMQVPTYAKYLRDILNNKRPLPTTEVIKLTEECSAAILNQLPEKKKDPGCPTIDCSIGTHHFEHALCDLGASVSVMPKVIFDKLTHAVLSPTSIHLQLADQSIRHPAGVAENIPVKIREFLVPVDFVVLDMEVDEKTPLILGRPFLSTANAHIDVGAGEIQFTINGAQEKFNFKPKVVQCSLILAVDVATVTFITRPKKKTNPTPRAKSKKIWKKKVIQPMTPPKKISVSTQGGGPVLRT is encoded by the coding sequence ATGACAAAAAAGACTGCAAGAAAAGATAAGGAAGTTGAGgaagacaaggaagaagcaCCATCTAAGCAGGAAAACACCAAGTTCTATGGAAAGACAGCTCCGCACGAGTTCTACGACACCAACATTCTGCTGCCAtttccaagaacaaggaagccAACCACCGATGAACAATTCGGGAAGTTTGTTGAGGTAATTCGGCAATTATATGTCAATATTCCACTACTTGATGCAATGCAGGTTCCAACCTATGCCAAGTATTTGAGAGACATCCTCAACAACAAACGCCCGCTGCCTACAACTGAGGTGATTAAGCTAACAGAAGAATGCAGCGCGGCGATACTAAACCAACTAccagaaaagaagaaggaccctGGATGTCCTACCATCGACTGCTCCATTGGGACACATCACTTCGAGCATGCACTGTGCGACttgggagcaagtgtcagtgtcatGCCAAAGGTAATATTTGATAAACTAACCCATGCTGTTTTGTCCCCTACATCAATACATTTGCAGTTAGCGGATCAGTCAATTCGCCATCCTGCGGGGGTAGCTGAGAATATCCCCGTAAAGATACGCGAGTTCCTGGTCCCTGTGGATTTCGTGGTACTCGACATGGAGGTGGATGAAAAGACTCCACTTATCCTGGGAAGACCATTTCTCAGCACTGCTAATGCACATATTGACGTTGGAGCCGGAGAAATTCAATTTACAATCAATGGGGCCCAGGAGAAGTTCAACTTCAAACCAAAGGTAGTGCAATGCTCACTAATCTTGGCAGTGGATGTGGCAACCGTCACATTCATAACTAGGCCAAAGAAAAAGACCAATCCAACGCCAAGAGCAAAGAGCAAGAAAATATGGAAGAAGAAGGTAATACAACCGATGACACCTCCGAAGAAAATTTCTGTATCAACTCAAGGAGGAGGTCCTGTTCTAAGGACCTGA